A segment of the Candidatus Pelagisphaera phototrophica genome:
ATAGCAGCCTTCTTCAACGCTCTGGAAGACGTAGACGTATCCAATTACGAGTTACTTTCCTACAATGAGCATTCACTAGGGCGTGGCGCGGATTCGATGGCAGTGTCGTACATACAATTGAAAGACAAGGGCACCAGCGTACGATGCTTTGGAGCAGGAATTGACACGAACATTGAACTCGCATCGATTAGAGGTGTGATCAGTGCGATCAATCGCCTTATTGGTAAACGATCCTAGATCAGCCATATCTTAATTAATGACGGTGGGACTCGTGCCCTAGCGAGTCCTACCGCAGTCATTTGGAACGGTGCCCGCCTCCGCCAACATAGCCGATGTCCTTAAGCGATTCTCCGGACACCTCGTAGGCACGACCAAACCCTAGAACTAGTCTGCCTTCGCCGGGAGTCAGTTTGAACAGGTCGAAGTCGACCAATTCCTTTAAATAGCTCATCGTTTCTCCATGGCGCGACTCCATCTTGGATATGATGTGCATCCAATCCGAAGAATCACGATCGACGATCAACGCCTGGCAATCGACCGTCAACCGCTTCCGAGCAAATAGGTTCTCAGTCACCGACTCGTCTTCGATAAGCATAACACTCGCTCTTTTGGAACGGCGGATTTGTGATGTGTGCTTTGCTATCGAACTGATGTAGATATAGAATCGGCAACTCTCGTCCACGAAGACGGGCGCATAACTAGAAAGCGGATCACCCGCCCCATCCACGGATGCAAGAATCACGCTTTGCACAGATTCGATCAGCGAATCCATTTCAATACGAGCGGTTTCAAATTCCTCTGACACGACAGACTAGGACCTTTCCACCTTTCGGCATTTTAGCAAGCGCCGCCTTCCTCCCACGTCCATAATTCCGATGGCGAACAAGTCCCCACCGTCTCTCAAACCCAGCTTTCGCTTCAAATCGGGACTCGATAAACCCGCATTCCTAGCCAGGACATTTGCTTGGCCTTCTGGAAACATTGCCGTAGCGCCTTTCTTCTGTAGCTCTCCCGAATCCAGAATCTCAAAGACTTTTCCGGGGAATCCCTCAATCATCTGTTCTGACGAATAGAAGCGCGTTCTCGGATGCAGCAATTCCAAGCCTAGCCTATCGCCCAAAGTTTTGAAACCTCCCCCTTTCATTATCGACGCATTAGGCTCATATAAAAATTTAGAATACATAGAGTAACTGCCCTGTGACGCCTTCTCTTCAGATCTCTTAAACATAAACGTATCCCAGTTGGAATCATTGAGCCGGTTAACGCATACGATTTCGGGTTCGCCCGCATGCTCTTCCCTAGCGATGCAGAAGCATTCTTTGCATTCATTCTCTATCGAAAGAATGTGGATTTCGAAAATATGGGGTAAACTTGCGATGATCCTGTCTACATCCAAACCGGGTGAAAGTTTAACCGCTACCTTTCCACTTTTTTTCAGAAGTATTTTCCAATATTGCTTCAAGTTCGGTTCGCAATCCTCCAGAGCAGAAACTTTCAAGCTGCGATTATCCCGCCTCGCAGGATCCAGATAAACCACATCCAACCTACCCGAGTATTTATCCAACCAGTCTAGCCCATCGTCAGCAAAAGTCTCGACCTGGGACTCTTTCCCTAGAACTAATACGTTTTGAGCGACCATTTCCGAAAGTTCACGATTTCGTTCGATATGGAAAACGCATTTAAATCTCTCCGAAAATGCGATCGCATCCACTCCAAAGCCTCCGGTTAAATCGGCAATCGTCGCTCCTTCTAGCAGGCCGGCCTTGTATTCCGCCGCATATTCCGAGGAGCACTGCTCTAAAGAGAGACTGTGCGGAAAGACGATCGACTCGTTCGCATACCAACGCGGCAGCTTCTTACGAATTCTCTGACGGGCTTTAACCTGTTGGGCCACAAAGGCCATCGGCAAATCCGGATAGCGCTTGGACATCAAAGCCACCGTTTCCGGAGAATCTTCCCGATAATCCTTAATGAGCCCAATGATATCCGGTGTCAGTCTCATCAAAAAAACCCAGGGCTTACGGAAACGCCACCATCAACGGTCATCGTCTGACCAACCAGGTAGCTATTAAGATCCGAAACCATAAAGGCGGTAAAACGAGCGATTTCAGTTTCGTCGCCCATCCTGCCGATCGGCACGATTTCTTCTAAACTTTTGCGCCTCTCCACCCTCAGCATGGTTTCCGTCATGGTCGCCAGTATAAATCCAGGGGCGATCGCCCTCCCGATCGCTATCGTGGAACTTGTCAACAGTGCCGTTTTTCCAGAAAACACAGTCGGGTACCCATTTGTTTCCATCCCCGGAGTTTCACGATCAGATTGATAATGTGAATCCGAAAATCCGTTTCATCACTTAAAGGATTAACAACCGAATTCAGCTACCTCGAAAAATCGAGGCTATCAGCCTTAATTGCATGAACCGAACCTGATACACGTAACCCTCAAACCAACTGCGTAAAAGGTTGACCCGAAATTCGCAGCACGGATGATCCCGATTCTCATTTCAAACCCATCAATGCTCATCTCTCGGAATGGCCCTTCGGAATTGCAATCAATCCCCAAACCTGCTCAGCGCCGCCTTTCGGTCTAAACGGGTCCTCTCTGCTTTGCTTTCAGCAATTTTTGTGGGCAGCTCCGCCATCGGTGAGTTTCCAGAAAAACCGATAAAGATCATCGTCCCAACGAACACCGGAGGCGAAGTAGATACCCTTGCCCGAATTTTTCAAAGGGCTTTTCAGAAGCACAAGATTCTTCCCGTGAAAACGGTTGTGGTCAATTTGGACGGGGCTGGTGGCACCATTGGGACGCGAAGGATAAAGGATTCCCCACCAGATGGATACACGATCGGGCTTTGGACTCCTGGAATCGTCACCTCAAAGGCCATGGGCATCGTCAGTTACGACCATACGGACTTTACCGTTATCGGCCGATCAGGCTATTCGAAGCTCGGTTTGGGCGTTCTGGGAAGTTCACGTTTTGATTCCATCGAGATGCTGGTATCCGAATCAAAGAAGGATCCAAAGTCTGTCAAAATAGCCACCAACATCGGGCTCCCGGTGCATTTGACTCCCCTCATGTTTGCCGAAGGAGCGGGAATCGAACTGAACTTCATCCAAACCGGTGGAGGTTCAAAGCGGCTCGCATCCATCCTTGGCCAACACACAGATCTCTCTCTCTTCTCGCTTCTGGAATTTATCAAGTATGAAAGCACGGGCCTCAAACCGCTCGTGTTCCTTTCAGAAGAGCGCCCACCGCAGTTTCCGGATACGCCAACCGCCAAAGAAATCGGCGTGGACCTAGTCATTAGCGACTCCCGTGTTTGGCTGGCTCCTAAATTCACGCCTGGCGATCGCATCGAATATATCACGAACGCCTTACGCAAAGTAATGGCGCTTCCTGAAATTGAGAAAGAATTCAAATCCCTCGGAATCCACAATGAGTTTGGCGGTCCTGAGATCGTCCACGAATTTCTCGACAATATGCGCGAGCGGGTCACGCCCATCGCCACCAGAGCAAGAAATCCTTAATCCATGGCTTCAAAATCCCGGACCCCTCGTCTTGACCTGGCCGTATGTGGTGGCTTGATCGCCTTGGCTGTATTCATATTAATGGGAGTAAAGGACATCCCTCCTCCTTTTTTTGATCCCGTCGGATCCGCAGCCTTCCCTAAATACGCCGCCTACTTGGTGATTGCTTTCGCAATCGCAATCGCTACCCGAGCGTACCGTTCGTTAAACACGGAGAAACCGAGAGAAGCCCAGGGATTTATTAGTGAACCCCTTCTAGCGCTATCCGTAGTTTTGATTCCCTGCCTTTACATCGCGTCAATGCAAAGCGGTCTGCTAAGCTACCGAATCGCCACAGTGATTTTCATTTTCCTTCTGAGCTCTATTCTCGCACGACTTGAAAAGCGCGTTATGTTTTCGAGCGCAATCATCGCATTAGTATTCGGTTTTGGAGGACAGTATCTCTTTACCGAGGTTTTTTACATGGATCTGCCCCAATAATTCGCTATGGAAATTTTGAATGCGTTCCAGCATGTTTTAAGCCCCTATCCGCTTATGTGGATAGTCGTCGGTGTCGCCGGCGGCATTTTTGTGGGGGCGATACCGGGCCTCGGAGGCGGAATGCTCATGGCTCTTACCGTGCCCCTCACTTTCTCCATGGACAGCACGAACGCGGTTCTGCTGCTCATGGGTATGCACGTGGGTTCCGTCAGCGGTGGATTGATCAGTGCGACCTTGCTCAAAATGCCCGGAACCCCATCCGCGATGATGACGACATTCGATGGCTACCCTCTTGCCCAAAAGGGACAGCCCGGCAAGGCCCTCAGCCTTGGTATTGGAGCCTCGCTTTTCGGCGGTATTGTCTCAGGCATATTTCTGATCGCCCTGGCACCACCTCTTTCACATCTGGCCCATAAATTTGGCCCTTGGGAGTACTTCACGATGGTACTCATGGCCGTGGTGTTGATCGCCTCCATCAGCCAAGGCTCTATGCTAAAAGGCCTGATGGCTGCCCTCCTCGGGCTCCTCGCTGCGATGCCCGGATTGAACGAATCAGACGGCCAGCTCCGCCTCACGTACGGTTTCGAATCTATGGATGACGGATTCAATCTCTTGCCCGTCCTGCTCGGGATTTTCGTCATGAGCCAGATCATCAAGGACGCCCTGGAGATCAACAAAAAGGGGATTAGCATATCGATGGCGAAGACCGACCGCATCTTCCCAAAATTCAGGGAGTGGAAGCAGCACATTTTCAACATCCTCAGATCCTCTTGCATCGGAACGTGGGTTGGGATCCTTCCCGGAATTGGAGCTAGCATCTCCTCAATGGTCGCCTACGGAATCGCAAAAACGTTTAGCAAAAAACCAGAGAAGTTCGGAACCGGACACGATGAGGGAATCGTGGCTGCGGAATCCGCCAACAACGCCAACGCGGGAGGAGCGCTGATTCCCCTCATCACAATTGGGATTCCTGGAGCGCCAGTAGACGCGATTTTGCTGGGAGCAATGATCATGCACCAGATCCAGCCAGGACCCCTGCTTTTCCAAACCAATGGAGATCTAGTCTGGTCGCTAATGACTGGATACATCATTGCAAATATCGTGATGTTCCTCATCATGGTTTTCTCCGCTCGCGGACTAGCCAAGGTTATCAACATCAACCGAGCCTACCTCATTCCCATTGTATTCGCGTTCTGTCTGATTGGAGCCTACGCTCCTTCGAATCGCATGTTCGATGTCTGGGTCGTGATCGGCTTTGGCGTTCTCGGATTTATTCTGGACAGAGCGAAATTCCCACTTGGGCCTTTCGTCATTGGCTATGTTCTGGCTGGAATTATGGAATCTGAACTCCGTTCTGGTTTGCAAATGTCCGAAGGTTCCTTCGTGCCCATGATAACCCGCCCGATTGCCGCCTCCTTTACCATAGTATCGGTCGCCTTTCTAATCTACTCCGTTTATCAAGAGTGGAGTTCTCGGAAACGTGGCACAATGGATGACGCGACAGCTGAATAGCCTTCCCTACTTTCCCAATTACAAAGCCAGCCAAACAACCGATGAATACGCTGCACATCGTCATGGGAGCTCCCGCAGCAGGCAAAACGACTTACGCCAAGCGATTGGCGAAAGAAAAAAAGGCCTCCCTCATCGACATTGACTCTGCCACTGAACGGGTCGTTCAAGCCGGGCTGGATTTGGCGACAAAAAACCCCGACGATCGAGATAGCCCGTTCTTTAAAGACTCTTTTCGAGCGCCTATTTACGAAACCCTATTCGCCATCGCCAAAGACAATCTTTGCCACAATAGTGTCATCTTGGTGGGTCCGTTCACCCTCGAGGCTCGCGACGCCAACTGGCTGGAGAATCTGAAATTGAGATTTGGTACGAGCGTTTGCGCTCATTTCATCACTTGTGATCCGGAGACGAGGCACCAACGAATGGCTAAACGAGGAAACCCTCGAGACCTAGTGAAACTGGAAGACTGGGAAAACTATATCCAGTACTATAGGGGCGACAATCCACCCGCATTTCCGCATAAATACGTTAATACGAGCTCCTAGCCAAAAGAGTCGTCATCCGAATTTCATAGACACTGGTCCTCCGTCTCTTAACTTAGCGCCGACCTAAGAAATGTCACACAAGCTACAGCCCAATATCGATCTCGAGACGTTTGAAGCCTTGTCAAAGAAAGGGAATCTCATTCCCGTCTATGCGGATCTCATGGCGGATTTGGAAACCCCGGTGACCGCTTACGCCAAGCTCAAATCGGAAAGTCCCGCTTTTCTTCTCGAATCCATCGAGGGCGGAGAACGGCTATCGCGTTACACATTCATCGCCTGCCGGCCTCGGAAAATCTTCCGAAGCGACTGGGACACGACCTATATCGAGGAAACCGGTCAGGAGCTACGCACCATCCCCACTCCAGATGATCCGCTTTCCCTCATCGAAGAGGAAATCGCCCAGTACAACCCAATCGACTTTCCTGAACTCCCTCCATTTACCGGCGGCGCAGTCGGGTACGTGTCGTATG
Coding sequences within it:
- a CDS encoding HugZ family protein, which gives rise to MSEEFETARIEMDSLIESVQSVILASVDGAGDPLSSYAPVFVDESCRFYIYISSIAKHTSQIRRSKRASVMLIEDESVTENLFARKRLTVDCQALIVDRDSSDWMHIISKMESRHGETMSYLKELVDFDLFKLTPGEGRLVLGFGRAYEVSGESLKDIGYVGGGGHRSK
- a CDS encoding AAA family ATPase, producing the protein MNTLHIVMGAPAAGKTTYAKRLAKEKKASLIDIDSATERVVQAGLDLATKNPDDRDSPFFKDSFRAPIYETLFAIAKDNLCHNSVILVGPFTLEARDANWLENLKLRFGTSVCAHFITCDPETRHQRMAKRGNPRDLVKLEDWENYIQYYRGDNPPAFPHKYVNTSS
- a CDS encoding class I SAM-dependent methyltransferase, yielding MRLTPDIIGLIKDYREDSPETVALMSKRYPDLPMAFVAQQVKARQRIRKKLPRWYANESIVFPHSLSLEQCSSEYAAEYKAGLLEGATIADLTGGFGVDAIAFSERFKCVFHIERNRELSEMVAQNVLVLGKESQVETFADDGLDWLDKYSGRLDVVYLDPARRDNRSLKVSALEDCEPNLKQYWKILLKKSGKVAVKLSPGLDVDRIIASLPHIFEIHILSIENECKECFCIAREEHAGEPEIVCVNRLNDSNWDTFMFKRSEEKASQGSYSMYSKFLYEPNASIMKGGGFKTLGDRLGLELLHPRTRFYSSEQMIEGFPGKVFEILDSGELQKKGATAMFPEGQANVLARNAGLSSPDLKRKLGLRDGGDLFAIGIMDVGGRRRLLKCRKVERS
- a CDS encoding tripartite tricarboxylate transporter permease — protein: MEILNAFQHVLSPYPLMWIVVGVAGGIFVGAIPGLGGGMLMALTVPLTFSMDSTNAVLLLMGMHVGSVSGGLISATLLKMPGTPSAMMTTFDGYPLAQKGQPGKALSLGIGASLFGGIVSGIFLIALAPPLSHLAHKFGPWEYFTMVLMAVVLIASISQGSMLKGLMAALLGLLAAMPGLNESDGQLRLTYGFESMDDGFNLLPVLLGIFVMSQIIKDALEINKKGISISMAKTDRIFPKFREWKQHIFNILRSSCIGTWVGILPGIGASISSMVAYGIAKTFSKKPEKFGTGHDEGIVAAESANNANAGGALIPLITIGIPGAPVDAILLGAMIMHQIQPGPLLFQTNGDLVWSLMTGYIIANIVMFLIMVFSARGLAKVININRAYLIPIVFAFCLIGAYAPSNRMFDVWVVIGFGVLGFILDRAKFPLGPFVIGYVLAGIMESELRSGLQMSEGSFVPMITRPIAASFTIVSVAFLIYSVYQEWSSRKRGTMDDATAE
- a CDS encoding tripartite tricarboxylate transporter substrate binding protein, which translates into the protein MALRNCNQSPNLLSAAFRSKRVLSALLSAIFVGSSAIGEFPEKPIKIIVPTNTGGEVDTLARIFQRAFQKHKILPVKTVVVNLDGAGGTIGTRRIKDSPPDGYTIGLWTPGIVTSKAMGIVSYDHTDFTVIGRSGYSKLGLGVLGSSRFDSIEMLVSESKKDPKSVKIATNIGLPVHLTPLMFAEGAGIELNFIQTGGGSKRLASILGQHTDLSLFSLLEFIKYESTGLKPLVFLSEERPPQFPDTPTAKEIGVDLVISDSRVWLAPKFTPGDRIEYITNALRKVMALPEIEKEFKSLGIHNEFGGPEIVHEFLDNMRERVTPIATRARNP
- a CDS encoding tripartite tricarboxylate transporter TctB family protein gives rise to the protein MASKSRTPRLDLAVCGGLIALAVFILMGVKDIPPPFFDPVGSAAFPKYAAYLVIAFAIAIATRAYRSLNTEKPREAQGFISEPLLALSVVLIPCLYIASMQSGLLSYRIATVIFIFLLSSILARLEKRVMFSSAIIALVFGFGGQYLFTEVFYMDLPQ
- a CDS encoding SDR family oxidoreductase; this translates as METNGYPTVFSGKTALLTSSTIAIGRAIAPGFILATMTETMLRVERRKSLEEIVPIGRMGDETEIARFTAFMVSDLNSYLVGQTMTVDGGVSVSPGFF